GAAGCTCCCCTGGATCGCCCACGCTGGAGCGGGATTCCAGGAGAGGCGCACGGACCACGAGTCGAGCTTCGGCTCTTCCAGGTTCCATCGCTCGTGGTCGGGCTCGCGCCCGCGGAAGGCCGAGCCCTCGAGCTTCCACGCACCCGCGATCCCACCCAGGGTCACCACGCCGAAGGTGATGTGGGAGGAGTCGAGCCAGTGGTGCGAGATGGGCGCTTCGGGAATGTCCACTCCCGAGCGCCGGTGCATGAAGACGGGCGGTCCCAGCGCCGGCTCGCCGGCGAGGCCGCCGTAGAGGAAGAGGGATCGGTTTCGTCCGGTGAGCGCGTAGGACGCCGCCAGCTCCATGAAGAGGTCGTGGGGGTGCTGGCGGTCGATCAGGGGGGTCACGCCGTCGCTCGTCTCCCCCGTCTGGAGCAGGAGCGCGTAGCCCTCGCTCCCGATCGTGCCGGGATCCGCCGAGAGCATCGCGCGAAACGAGATCCGGCCCGGACCCCAGTCGCGAATCGCCCGTCCCATGATCATCGTGGACGCGTAGAAGTCGTCGCCGCCGCGATCGCCGCCCTGGTCGGTCCAGGCCGGAAGAACGAAGCCGTGGAGCATGAGGTGCCACGCTCCGGCCATGGAGTGAATTCCCTCGTGGCCGGAGGAGGAAGGCTGCCAGGCCGTGCCGGAGGCGTCGCGCCCCGCGTCGTAGTTGCCGAGCATGCCGGGCACGCCGTGCGCCGCGTGCTCGTCCTTCGTCGGGTGCGCCGGCTCCGGTGCCGCCTTCGGGGGCTCCGATCGATTCGGGGGCGGCGGAACCTCGCGTCGCTCTCCGTGCCCCTCGTGCTGGGCGAATCCGGTCGAAGCTCCGGCGCCACACGCGATCAGGACGGCCGCGAGAAGGGCTCGGGCTCCAGGCCGGAAGAGGGTCCCGCGTGTACCCCGCCGGCTCAGGCGTTCAGCGCTCCGGCGCCTCGACGAGACGCCGGAGGGTTCGAGCATCGATCGGTGCATGGTCTTTCTCGAGATCGATCGAAATTCGGCCACGAATACCTCTCGGTCGTGCCGACGTGGAGCGCACCGCGCGCCGTCCCTTCATTCCGGGATCAGGTTCGTCAGCCAGAAGGTGAGCGCGGCGACACCGGCGGCCGCCGGGATCGTGAGCACCCAAGCCCAGACGATCCGCCCCGCCACGCCCCAGCGCACCGCCGAGAGCCGCTGCGTCGCCCCGACTCCGACGATGGCGCCCGTGATCGTGTGCGTGGTCGAGACCGGGATCCCGAGGTGGGTCGCGCCGAACAGGCTGATCGCGCCGGCCGTCTCCGCGCAGAAGCCGCCCACCGGCCGAAGCTTCGTCACCCGGGCTCCGAGCGTGTGCACGATGCGCCACCCGCCCGCGAGCGTCCCCAGGCCGATCGCGACGCCGCAGACGACCACGACCCACTGCGGGACGTAGAAGTGGTCGATTCGCCCGGCCGTGAAGAGCAGGAGGGCGATGATCCCCATCGTCTTCTGTGCGTCGTTCCCTCCGTGGCCCAGGGAGTAGAGCGCCGCGGAGACGAGCTGGAGCTTCCGGAAGACATGATCCACGCGCCCCGGGTGCGCCCTCCGGAACAGCCAGGAGACGAGCACCATGTTCAGGAAGCCGAGGGTCAGGCCGACCATGGGCGCGATCACGATGAACATGGCCGTCTTCGTCAGGCCCGGAACCACGACCGCGCTCCAGCCGGCGTAGGAAACGCCGGCCCCGACCAACCCTCCGATCAGGGCGTGGGACGACGAGGTCGGGAGCCCCAGCCACCACGTGAACAGGTTCCAGAAGATCGCGCCCGTGAGCGCCGCAAGGAGCACGTGATTGTTCACCGCCTCCGGAGTGACGATCCCCTTCCCGACCATCTTGGCGACCGCGGTGCCCAGAATGAACACGGCGACGAAGTTGAAGAAGGCCGCCCAGATGACGGCGAACCCGGGCGTCAGGACCCGCGTGGAAACGACCGTGGCGATCGAGTTCGCGGCGTCGTGGAAACCGTTCAGGAAGTCGAAGACGAGCGCGAGGACGATGATGACCGCGACATAGAAGGAGAGCGGCTCGGCGGCGGGCACGTTCGCGGGCCGTCAGGTGTTCTTGACGACGATTCCCTCGAGGATATTGGCCACGTCCTCGCAGTCGTCCGTCGTGGCCTCGAGGCGTCCGTAGATCTCCTTCCACTTGATCAGCTCGCGGAAGTCGCTGGCCTCGTGAAAGAGCTTCGCGGTGACGTTGCGGGAGATGTGGTCGGCCTCGTTCTCCAGGTGGTTGATGTGGATCAGGTGCTCGCCGATCTTCGAGAAGTCCCGGAGATTGGAGACGGCCGTGACGATGGCGCCGCAGGCCTGCTCGATGATGGACACGAGCTGGACGGTTTCCGGCGTGACCGTTGGGATCTGGAAGAGGACGAGGCGGCTCGAGACTCCCTCGATGTTGTCCAGGATGTCGTCGAGCGCGCTCGCCAGCGCGTGGATGTCCTCGCGGTCGAACGGGGTGATGAACGTGCGGTTCAACTTGTCGATGATGTCGTGGGTGATGGCGTCGGCCTGGGACTCCAGCACCTTGATGTGACGCGCCTTCTCCTGGACCTGGTCGTAGTTGCGAGCCAGGTCTTGGAGCGCCCTCGCGGCTTCGTGTACCTTGGAGGCCTGGGCTTCGAACAGGTCGAAGAACCGAACTTCTTTCGGCAGGAGGCGCAGCACGGGCCCAGTGTGCCACCGGCTCCACCCCCTGTCCAGATCCTCATGAAGGGCTCATGACAGGACTTCCCCAGCACCCCGACCACCGGCACGCCCTCACGGCCGGGCTCGCGATCGCGGTCCGGCCCATGACCGCGGACGATGTCGAGGCGGTCGCCCGGCTCGCGACGCAGCTCGGCTACCCCTCTTCCGCCGATCAGGTCGCGCGTCGCTTCGGCGCGATCCAGACCGCCCCCGACAGCCATGTCGCGGTGGCCACGGACGAGTCGGGAACCGTGGTCGGCTGGATCCACGTCTTCGGGAACCGGCTCGTCGAATCGGAGCCCGACGCGGAGATCGGCGGGCTCGTCGTGGACGAATCGGTTCGAGGGCGCGGCGTGGGGACCGTACTGGTCGCGGCCGCGGAGGCCTGGGCGCGGGAGCGCGGATACCCGGTGGTGTCGGTGCGGTCGAACGTCGTCCGTAAGGAAGCGCACGAGTTCTATCAGGAGCGCGGCTACGGAGCCGTGAAGACTCAGGTCAAGTTCCGGAAGACGATCGCCCGCTGACCCGCGGGACCGCGGTCTACCGCAGCGAGAGCACGCGCTGCCGCGCCAGATCGAGTCCCGCCTGCACCTCGATCCAGTAGACCCCTCGGGCGGCTCGCACGCCCCCGCCGCTCGTGCCGTCCCAGCGGAGCGTGTGGGATCCGGTCGGAAGCGATCCGGCGCCGTCCAGCGTTCGCACGAGCCGTCCCGCGACGTCGTAGACCCGGGCCCGCACCTCCGCGGGACGGGCGAGGTCGAAACGAACGGCCACGAGTCCCGAAGGCTCGGATGCGGCGCCTCGCAGGCGCAGGCTCCCCGCGCGTCGGACGTGCGTGCCCTGCCCTGGAGCCGTCGCTCCCGCCAGCATCCTTCCCTGATTCTCCGGCGCCTCGAACGTCAGCACGGGCCGGCCGCTCGGGACCCTGGAGGGGATCAATCGCCTCAGATGCCGGAACTCCGCGCGCGGGTCGAGGAGC
The window above is part of the Candidatus Eisenbacteria bacterium genome. Proteins encoded here:
- a CDS encoding inorganic phosphate transporter encodes the protein MPAAEPLSFYVAVIIVLALVFDFLNGFHDAANSIATVVSTRVLTPGFAVIWAAFFNFVAVFILGTAVAKMVGKGIVTPEAVNNHVLLAALTGAIFWNLFTWWLGLPTSSSHALIGGLVGAGVSYAGWSAVVVPGLTKTAMFIVIAPMVGLTLGFLNMVLVSWLFRRAHPGRVDHVFRKLQLVSAALYSLGHGGNDAQKTMGIIALLLFTAGRIDHFYVPQWVVVVCGVAIGLGTLAGGWRIVHTLGARVTKLRPVGGFCAETAGAISLFGATHLGIPVSTTHTITGAIVGVGATQRLSAVRWGVAGRIVWAWVLTIPAAAGVAALTFWLTNLIPE
- a CDS encoding DUF47 domain-containing protein, producing MLRLLPKEVRFFDLFEAQASKVHEAARALQDLARNYDQVQEKARHIKVLESQADAITHDIIDKLNRTFITPFDREDIHALASALDDILDNIEGVSSRLVLFQIPTVTPETVQLVSIIEQACGAIVTAVSNLRDFSKIGEHLIHINHLENEADHISRNVTAKLFHEASDFRELIKWKEIYGRLEATTDDCEDVANILEGIVVKNT
- a CDS encoding GNAT family N-acetyltransferase codes for the protein MTGLPQHPDHRHALTAGLAIAVRPMTADDVEAVARLATQLGYPSSADQVARRFGAIQTAPDSHVAVATDESGTVVGWIHVFGNRLVESEPDAEIGGLVVDESVRGRGVGTVLVAAAEAWARERGYPVVSVRSNVVRKEAHEFYQERGYGAVKTQVKFRKTIAR